The following nucleotide sequence is from Salinispirillum sp. LH 10-3-1.
CGCCGCCGGCGTGCGCGGCGTACGATTTAACTTCGTGAAGCGGTTGGTGGATTTTACGCCGAAAGAAGAGCTGATGGAGATCGCCCAGCGCATCGCGCCCTTGGGCTGGCACATTGTCATCTATTTTGAAGCGGTCGACCTGCCTGAGCTGTGGGACTTCTTCACCGCCTTACCGACCACCGTGGTGGTCGACCACATGGGGCGGCCGGATGTCACCAAGCCGGTTGACGGCGAAGAGTTCCAGCGCTTTGTGCGCTTGATGGACGAGCACGAGAATATCTGGTCGAAGGTGAGCTGCCCTGAGCGCTTGAGCGTCAGTGGGCCTAAAGCGTTGAACGGCGAACAGCAGGCGTATCAAGATGTGGTGCCCTTTGCGCGCTTTTTGGTTGAACGCTTCCCTGACCGTGTGTTGTGGGGCACCGACTGGCCGCACCCGAACTTGAAAGACCACATGCCAGACGACGGCCTGCTGGTGGATTTCATTCCGCACATCGCGCCAACGGCCGAATTGCAACACAAATTATTGATCGACAACCCCATGCGATTGTACTGGCCGGAAGAGGTTAAATAATGAGTAACCCCAACAACAGCAACTACAACGACGCCTTTAAAGACATACCGGGTACCGTGATCTTTGATGCGACGCAGTCGCGCCTCGGCTTTCACCTGAATCAGTTTTGCATGACGCTGATGAAAGACGCCGCGCGGCAGGAATTTCGTGCCGACGAAGCGGCCTATTTGCAGAAATTCCCCATGACCGACGAGCAACGCCAAGCGGTGCTTGACCGTGACTACAACCGCATGATTGCCCTGGGCGGCAACATCTATTTCTTGGCGAAAATCGGGGCCACCGATGGCCTGTCGTTTCAGAAACTGGCGTCCATGATGACGGGCGTCAGCGAAGAAGATTACCGCGCCATGATGGTGGCCGGTGGACGTTCACCCGATGGCAACCGCAGTAAATCGGAGCAGCAATAATGGCTAAAATTACCGCCGGGGTAGCTACCTCACACGTA
It contains:
- a CDS encoding amidohydrolase family protein; this encodes MSVESSFTVTPGWLNWYDGPAKPKFKVPAGAVDAHCHVFGPGEQFPFAPERKYTPCDASKDQLFALRDHLGFARNVVVQATCHGADNSAMVDALQHSNGMARGIATVKRSISDAELQALDAAGVRGVRFNFVKRLVDFTPKEELMEIAQRIAPLGWHIVIYFEAVDLPELWDFFTALPTTVVVDHMGRPDVTKPVDGEEFQRFVRLMDEHENIWSKVSCPERLSVSGPKALNGEQQAYQDVVPFARFLVERFPDRVLWGTDWPHPNLKDHMPDDGLLVDFIPHIAPTAELQHKLLIDNPMRLYWPEEVK
- the ligA gene encoding protocatechuate 4,5-dioxygenase subunit alpha, whose translation is MSNPNNSNYNDAFKDIPGTVIFDATQSRLGFHLNQFCMTLMKDAARQEFRADEAAYLQKFPMTDEQRQAVLDRDYNRMIALGGNIYFLAKIGATDGLSFQKLASMMTGVSEEDYRAMMVAGGRSPDGNRSKSEQQ